The following coding sequences lie in one Thermomicrobium sp. 4228-Ro genomic window:
- a CDS encoding ArsR/SmtB family transcription factor, with protein sequence MADQTREHLENRARHPRIPVPHARRGDLVVDLPTEILARFLHALADPTRLRILEHLSRDGELHVSALVERLGQPQGRVSAHLTCLRTCGLVRVRQDGKYRYYALADQRIPALLALARDLARPNAAAIASCAIGTRHDPPEETER encoded by the coding sequence ATGGCCGACCAGACACGCGAGCACCTGGAGAACCGAGCCCGACACCCCCGGATCCCTGTTCCGCACGCCCGCCGTGGCGACCTCGTCGTCGATCTTCCGACCGAGATCCTGGCCCGATTTCTCCACGCCCTCGCCGATCCGACGCGCCTGCGCATTCTCGAGCACTTGAGTCGTGATGGGGAACTGCACGTCAGCGCGCTCGTCGAGCGGCTGGGCCAGCCGCAAGGGCGCGTTTCGGCCCATCTGACCTGCCTGCGCACCTGCGGGCTCGTCCGTGTCCGCCAGGACGGAAAGTACCGGTACTACGCGCTCGCTGATCAGCGGATCCCGGCGCTGCTCGCTCTGGCTCGCGACCTCGCCCGCCCGAACGCAGCAGCGATCGCATCCTGCGCCATCGGCACGCGCCACGATCCACCGGAGGAGACCGAACGATGA
- a CDS encoding cytochrome c biogenesis CcdA family protein: MSELQAWIASWLSVVASWLPFGYSFGAGMLAAVNPCGFAMLPAYLALFLGNNEESTTSGTARRLIRAAVVGTTVSLGFSTLFVLAGVMVSLGGTFLFPVMPWIGTAIGILLIVLGAAMFFGKVARPVLFEQLSDRLTRRSERSIPAFYLFGLAYGLASLSCTLPVFMIAAGSALVSGDVARGMLQLGSYSLGMASVIVTLTFALAFLRFGLVRAVRRAVPYVQTAAAALLIFAGLTIVLYWSAYR; the protein is encoded by the coding sequence ATGAGTGAGCTCCAGGCCTGGATCGCTTCCTGGCTCTCGGTAGTCGCGAGCTGGCTTCCTTTCGGATACAGCTTCGGTGCCGGCATGCTCGCCGCTGTCAATCCGTGTGGGTTCGCTATGCTTCCGGCCTATCTCGCCCTCTTTCTCGGTAACAACGAGGAGTCGACGACATCGGGAACCGCGCGACGATTGATCCGGGCAGCTGTCGTCGGGACGACTGTCTCGCTCGGCTTTTCCACGCTCTTCGTTCTCGCCGGTGTCATGGTCTCGCTCGGTGGGACGTTCCTCTTCCCGGTGATGCCCTGGATCGGCACGGCGATCGGCATCCTGCTCATCGTGCTCGGGGCAGCGATGTTTTTCGGCAAGGTCGCCCGGCCAGTCCTCTTCGAGCAGCTTTCCGATCGGCTCACCCGACGCAGCGAGCGCTCCATTCCCGCCTTCTACCTCTTCGGTCTTGCCTATGGTCTCGCCTCGCTCAGTTGCACGCTTCCCGTTTTCATGATCGCGGCCGGAAGCGCGCTGGTCAGCGGTGACGTCGCACGGGGCATGCTGCAGCTCGGCAGCTACAGCTTGGGTATGGCTTCGGTCATCGTGACGCTGACCTTCGCACTCGCCTTCCTGCGATTCGGACTCGTGCGTGCTGTGCGCCGTGCTGTCCCCTACGTGCAGACAGCGGCAGCAGCGCTCCTCATCTTCGCAGGCCTCACCATCGTGCTGTACTGGTCAGCCTATCGCTGA
- a CDS encoding Type 1 glutamine amidotransferase-like domain-containing protein, with protein sequence MTSAPGPIALIGSGETARAGRQAFTALLESLPRPVRIAILETPAGFQPNAALVARKIGTFLREHLPEFQPDVRFVPARRRGTVFDPDEPLVVEPVEWADCVFAGPGSPTYMVRQLAGTRTWQRLLERWQSGLRLAFASAAAIAVSRFALPVYELYKVGADLHWVDGLDLLGPLSFTLAIVPHWNNREGGQELDTSRCFMGQERFAQLVRLLPPETTILGIDEHTACLLDFAEGVARVLGAGTVTIAKQEQSYSFRHGAQFPLALLRSIATTDGL encoded by the coding sequence ATGACAAGTGCACCCGGCCCCATCGCGCTGATCGGTTCCGGCGAGACAGCTCGTGCTGGTCGTCAAGCGTTCACCGCGCTCCTCGAATCGCTCCCGCGGCCAGTGCGCATCGCGATCTTGGAGACGCCGGCTGGATTCCAGCCGAACGCAGCGCTCGTTGCCCGCAAGATCGGCACCTTTCTGCGGGAACACCTTCCCGAGTTCCAGCCGGACGTTCGCTTCGTCCCGGCACGGCGCCGCGGAACGGTTTTCGACCCAGACGAGCCACTCGTCGTCGAACCAGTCGAGTGGGCGGACTGCGTCTTCGCTGGGCCAGGGAGTCCGACCTACATGGTCCGCCAGCTTGCCGGGACACGAACCTGGCAACGCCTCCTCGAGCGCTGGCAATCCGGCCTGCGCCTGGCATTCGCCAGTGCCGCTGCGATTGCGGTGAGTCGCTTCGCGCTGCCGGTCTACGAGCTCTACAAGGTCGGGGCCGACCTGCACTGGGTAGACGGGCTCGACCTCCTCGGTCCGCTCAGTTTCACGCTGGCGATCGTGCCCCACTGGAACAACCGCGAAGGTGGCCAAGAACTCGACACGAGTCGCTGCTTCATGGGCCAGGAGCGATTCGCGCAGCTCGTCCGCCTGCTTCCACCGGAGACGACCATTCTCGGTATCGACGAGCACACTGCCTGTCTCCTCGATTTCGCCGAAGGAGTGGCACGTGTTCTCGGCGCGGGCACAGTCACGATCGCCAAGCAGGAGCAGAGCTATTCCTTCCGGCACGGAGCGCAGTTTCCACTCGCACTCCTTCGCTCAATCGCGACGACTGATGGCCTCTGA
- a CDS encoding MFS transporter — protein sequence MSRARTARLPLLHIASWYRKYRVLVWISTIVGINQLGFGSIVPVVPLYAQAFGVSEALVGLAIAVYGLARFTSSAPAGWLADRSGRRWSLFLGGMLTAFGNLICALAPTYGVFLLGRFVSGSGASMVLTAGQIVLADITEPATRGRTMALYQTVFLFGVGFGPIPGGLLAQYGGLGTPFWVYAGVGTLVAFLALWRLPETRPADAVTAREREFVFGQQLLRVLRHRPLVLISMVTFGNFFARTGALFTLVPLRAEREIGLSPSQIGFGLAAVSIVSLVMAYPAGVLVDTFGRKIVIAPATLFSGLGLIGFAFAPSYFWFLVACVVWAMASGIGGGAPAAYAADAAPPGMTAAALSAYRMLSEFGYVVGPTLLGLAAEFLGIRPTLIMTAIGIVSLGALFWLAAPETYQRRRSVREWEHSEAISRRD from the coding sequence ATGAGTCGGGCCAGAACGGCGCGCCTCCCGCTTCTGCACATCGCTTCCTGGTATCGAAAGTACCGTGTCCTCGTCTGGATTTCTACGATCGTCGGCATCAACCAGCTCGGTTTCGGGAGCATCGTGCCGGTCGTGCCGCTGTACGCGCAGGCCTTCGGGGTCTCCGAGGCGTTGGTCGGACTAGCGATCGCGGTGTACGGACTGGCGCGCTTCACCTCGTCAGCCCCAGCCGGCTGGTTAGCCGATCGCTCCGGGCGGCGCTGGTCGTTGTTCCTCGGCGGCATGTTGACAGCGTTCGGCAACCTGATCTGTGCGCTGGCTCCGACCTACGGTGTCTTTCTCCTCGGCCGCTTCGTGTCGGGAAGCGGTGCTTCGATGGTGTTGACAGCTGGCCAAATCGTGCTGGCAGACATCACCGAGCCAGCGACGCGTGGTCGGACTATGGCGCTGTATCAGACCGTGTTCCTGTTCGGGGTCGGCTTCGGGCCGATCCCTGGTGGCCTTTTGGCACAGTACGGCGGTTTGGGCACGCCGTTTTGGGTCTATGCCGGGGTCGGTACCCTGGTCGCCTTCCTCGCGCTCTGGCGTTTGCCCGAGACGCGGCCGGCCGACGCGGTCACTGCGCGGGAGCGAGAGTTCGTCTTCGGTCAGCAGTTGCTCCGGGTCTTGCGACACCGCCCGCTCGTGCTGATCAGCATGGTGACGTTCGGCAACTTCTTCGCACGGACGGGAGCGTTGTTCACGCTCGTGCCCTTGCGAGCCGAACGGGAGATCGGCCTGAGCCCGTCGCAGATCGGCTTCGGGCTCGCAGCGGTGAGCATCGTGTCGCTGGTGATGGCGTATCCAGCTGGCGTGCTGGTCGATACCTTCGGGCGCAAGATCGTGATCGCACCGGCGACACTGTTCAGTGGACTCGGGCTGATCGGCTTCGCCTTTGCTCCGTCCTATTTCTGGTTTCTGGTTGCGTGTGTCGTCTGGGCGATGGCGAGCGGTATCGGTGGTGGTGCGCCGGCCGCTTACGCTGCCGATGCCGCACCGCCGGGTATGACTGCTGCCGCGCTGAGCGCCTACCGCATGCTCTCGGAGTTCGGCTATGTCGTCGGTCCGACGCTTCTCGGACTGGCTGCGGAGTTCCTCGGGATCAGGCCGACACTGATCATGACCGCGATCGGGATCGTAAGCCTGGGAGCGCTCTTCTGGCTCGCTGCGCCCGAAACGTATCAGAGAAGGCGGTCAGTGCGCGAGTGGGAACACTCAGAGGCCATCAGTCGTCGCGATTGA
- a CDS encoding cupin domain-containing protein: MEHRVTVTRWDSSQPPTEAELLATLAAEGLTAYRWSNDPGDRYAAHAHAYHKVLYVVEGSITFELHPGGPITLYPGDRLDLPAGTVHSAIVGPEGVVCLEGHRPVSR, encoded by the coding sequence ATGGAGCACCGCGTCACAGTGACCCGCTGGGACAGCTCCCAGCCACCCACCGAGGCCGAACTCCTCGCGACACTGGCAGCCGAAGGGTTGACCGCGTACCGGTGGTCGAACGATCCTGGTGATCGCTACGCGGCACACGCGCACGCGTATCACAAGGTCCTGTACGTCGTCGAGGGCTCGATCACGTTCGAGCTGCATCCGGGCGGTCCGATCACGCTCTACCCTGGTGATCGTCTCGACCTTCCCGCTGGCACCGTGCACAGCGCCATCGTCGGCCCGGAAGGTGTGGTCTGCCTCGAAGGACACCGGCCGGTCTCAAGATGA
- a CDS encoding MFS transporter, with translation MRAEGATAARARATQRVSLWDPRGVALMAWAHFSHDLYPSFLGVLVPAIQAKLGVSLFLASAMVPAQQLPSIVQPLLGYIADRTSRRWFVVLSPGVAALALSSIGIAPHFAVVLLLLLVSGLASAAFHAPAVALVGEFGGQRLGRAMAIFMAGGELARTVAPVILTAVIAHLTLDGMPLVMVVGLAASASLFFFLRTEESDAIARRHAGSVRIRTLLRERRRPFLGLLGSVVANTAAVTPPSFFLVEYLLERGRSEWYGGLALSAFYASGIIGGLVGGSLSDWIGRRGALLLSSLGTAPLLALYLAIENGSWLMLPLLVIIGVFATPPRSVTLALANDIAPEARGPLSGFTLAASFVAQSIIALAFGAVADAIGIERAFWLTVGASLAGIPFALLVPANLGRMRPASS, from the coding sequence ATGAGGGCAGAAGGGGCGACAGCTGCACGGGCCCGGGCGACTCAGCGCGTGTCGCTCTGGGATCCGCGTGGTGTCGCCTTGATGGCCTGGGCGCACTTTTCGCACGACTTGTACCCGTCGTTCCTCGGCGTGCTCGTGCCCGCGATCCAAGCCAAGCTCGGTGTCTCACTCTTTCTGGCGAGCGCGATGGTTCCTGCGCAGCAGCTCCCGTCTATCGTCCAGCCGCTACTCGGCTATATCGCCGATCGGACGAGCCGCCGGTGGTTCGTCGTGCTCTCGCCTGGTGTCGCTGCTCTTGCGCTCTCTTCGATCGGGATCGCACCGCACTTCGCGGTGGTCCTCTTGCTCCTCCTGGTGTCGGGTCTGGCGTCGGCGGCTTTCCATGCACCGGCGGTTGCGCTCGTCGGAGAATTCGGGGGCCAGCGGCTGGGGCGAGCGATGGCGATCTTCATGGCCGGGGGTGAGCTGGCACGGACCGTCGCGCCGGTGATCTTGACGGCGGTGATCGCGCACCTGACGCTCGACGGTATGCCGCTGGTCATGGTCGTGGGTCTCGCTGCCTCGGCCAGCCTGTTCTTTTTTCTTCGTACGGAGGAGAGCGATGCGATCGCGCGTCGGCACGCTGGGAGCGTGCGGATCCGCACCTTGTTGCGGGAGCGTCGTCGGCCGTTCCTCGGTCTGCTCGGTTCGGTCGTTGCCAATACGGCGGCTGTTACGCCACCAAGCTTCTTTCTCGTCGAATATCTCCTGGAACGTGGTCGCAGCGAGTGGTACGGTGGGTTGGCACTCTCGGCCTTCTATGCGAGCGGGATCATCGGTGGGCTGGTCGGGGGTTCGCTTTCCGACTGGATCGGTCGCCGTGGAGCACTGCTTTTGTCCTCGCTCGGAACAGCACCCCTGCTGGCGCTGTACCTGGCGATCGAGAACGGGAGCTGGCTGATGCTCCCGTTGCTCGTCATTATCGGTGTCTTCGCCACACCGCCCCGTTCAGTGACGCTCGCGCTGGCCAACGATATCGCACCGGAGGCGCGTGGGCCGTTGTCCGGCTTCACGCTGGCAGCGAGTTTCGTTGCCCAGAGCATCATCGCGCTTGCCTTCGGTGCCGTCGCTGATGCCATCGGCATCGAACGGGCGTTTTGGCTCACGGTCGGTGCCTCGCTGGCTGGCATCCCGTTCGCCTTGCTCGTTCCAGCCAACCTGGGTCGGATGCGGCCTGCCTCATCTTGA
- a CDS encoding alpha/beta fold hydrolase — MATLLVIPKLGLTMTEGRVGRWLKRPGEPVQAGEPVLEVETEKLTVEVEAPASGVLSHILAEEGATLPVAAPVAVIAEPGEDVDLAGLLPTVSAVSSATSPESPTDPTSPVRETPPTGEVRATPAARKLARDHGIDLARVPGTGPGGRITAEDVERYLAARAEPTGPSGEPIRFRSDGYTLAGELFLPSETTGRVPGIVLCAGIQGIKELGMPLIAQALAQAGYATLIFDYRGFGASEGPRGRLIPFERVRDTRAALTVLETHPAVDARRLAVAGLSMGGAHALSVAALDERVRACVAIAPVTNGRRWLRSLRPEWEWRLFLEELARDRRERVRLDTPQRVPLSRIMPPDPETQVTLRELAKRFPDLTVDPDVTLDSAEALLEYEPEREVERIAPRPLLLVHGQQDVLVAPDESLAAFERAREPKRLALLDGMGHFNWLNPGHPVFTRVLAEVTAWLGKWLTADTA; from the coding sequence ATGGCCACGCTCCTCGTCATTCCCAAGCTCGGCCTCACCATGACCGAGGGGAGAGTCGGTCGCTGGCTCAAACGGCCGGGGGAACCGGTTCAGGCGGGCGAGCCCGTCCTCGAGGTCGAGACGGAAAAGCTCACCGTCGAGGTCGAAGCCCCGGCTTCCGGTGTTCTCAGTCACATCCTCGCCGAGGAGGGAGCGACTTTGCCAGTCGCTGCCCCGGTCGCGGTGATCGCCGAGCCCGGCGAAGACGTCGACCTCGCGGGACTGCTCCCGACAGTGTCGGCCGTGAGCTCGGCAACGTCTCCGGAGAGTCCGACCGACCCGACCAGTCCAGTGCGCGAAACGCCCCCGACCGGGGAAGTACGCGCGACGCCAGCTGCCCGCAAACTCGCGCGTGACCACGGTATCGACCTCGCTCGGGTTCCCGGTACGGGACCAGGTGGCCGGATCACCGCCGAGGACGTCGAGCGGTATCTCGCTGCACGAGCCGAGCCGACTGGACCGAGCGGTGAGCCCATTCGCTTCCGGAGCGATGGCTACACGCTCGCCGGCGAGCTGTTCCTCCCCTCCGAAACGACCGGACGTGTTCCCGGCATCGTCCTCTGCGCTGGCATCCAAGGCATCAAGGAACTCGGGATGCCGCTGATCGCCCAGGCACTCGCTCAGGCGGGCTATGCGACGCTGATCTTCGATTACCGCGGCTTCGGTGCCAGCGAGGGGCCGCGCGGACGGCTGATCCCCTTCGAGCGCGTCCGCGACACGCGGGCAGCCTTGACGGTGCTGGAAACGCACCCGGCGGTCGATGCGCGTCGCCTAGCAGTGGCCGGCTTGAGTATGGGTGGTGCCCACGCGTTGTCGGTCGCCGCTCTCGACGAGCGTGTCCGTGCCTGTGTCGCCATCGCTCCGGTCACCAACGGCCGTCGCTGGCTCCGCAGTCTGCGCCCCGAATGGGAATGGCGTCTGTTCCTCGAAGAACTGGCCCGCGACCGGCGCGAGCGCGTCCGTCTGGACACACCGCAACGCGTTCCGCTTTCCCGCATCATGCCACCGGATCCGGAAACGCAGGTGACGCTCCGCGAACTCGCCAAGCGCTTCCCGGACCTCACCGTCGACCCCGACGTGACGCTCGATTCGGCCGAAGCGCTCCTCGAGTACGAACCGGAGCGCGAGGTCGAGCGGATCGCACCACGCCCGCTCTTGCTCGTCCATGGGCAGCAGGACGTGCTCGTCGCTCCCGACGAATCGCTCGCCGCCTTCGAACGCGCGCGTGAGCCGAAGCGACTCGCGCTGCTCGACGGCATGGGGCACTTCAACTGGCTCAACCCGGGCCATCCGGTGTTCACGCGCGTGCTCGCGGAAGTGACGGCCTGGCTAGGGAAGTGGCTCACTGCGGACACAGCCTGA
- a CDS encoding thiamine pyrophosphate-dependent dehydrogenase E1 component subunit alpha: MEIPREKLLWMYERMALIRAFEDRVAQLFAAGKLPGFVHLYAGEEAIAVGVCAHLTDRDFITSTHRGHGHCIAKGVDVKSMMTELYGKATGVCKGKGGSMHIADVDKGMLGANGIVGGGPPIACGAGLTARTLGTDQVAVCFFGDGAAEQGTTHEAMNLAAIWKLPVVFVCENNLYAESTPWTYHCAAPDIASRAAAYDMPGVLVDGTDVFAVYEAAGEAIARARRGEGPTLLECRAFRYYGHFQGDAVTYRTPDEEVSYRQRDPIQRFRQAVLSQGLLGEDELDAIDAAVKRAIEEAVQFAEASPYPPPEECLTDVYVSYPVEQLAFRH, translated from the coding sequence ATGGAGATCCCCCGCGAGAAGCTGCTCTGGATGTACGAGCGGATGGCGCTCATCCGCGCCTTCGAGGACCGCGTCGCGCAACTCTTCGCAGCGGGGAAACTGCCCGGCTTCGTCCACCTCTACGCTGGCGAGGAGGCGATCGCGGTCGGCGTCTGCGCACACCTGACTGACCGGGACTTCATCACCAGCACGCATCGCGGGCACGGGCACTGTATCGCCAAGGGTGTCGACGTGAAGTCGATGATGACCGAGCTTTATGGCAAGGCGACCGGTGTCTGCAAGGGCAAGGGTGGATCGATGCACATCGCCGACGTCGACAAAGGGATGCTCGGGGCGAACGGGATCGTCGGTGGTGGTCCCCCGATCGCGTGCGGCGCTGGCCTCACCGCCAGGACGCTCGGTACCGACCAGGTGGCCGTCTGCTTCTTCGGCGACGGTGCGGCCGAGCAGGGAACGACGCACGAGGCGATGAACCTCGCGGCGATCTGGAAACTTCCGGTCGTCTTCGTCTGCGAGAACAATTTGTACGCGGAATCCACGCCGTGGACCTATCACTGTGCAGCACCGGACATCGCGTCACGCGCTGCGGCCTACGACATGCCAGGCGTCCTCGTCGACGGCACTGACGTGTTCGCTGTCTACGAAGCGGCCGGCGAGGCGATCGCCCGAGCCCGGCGCGGTGAGGGACCGACGTTGCTCGAATGCCGTGCCTTCCGGTACTACGGCCATTTCCAGGGCGATGCGGTGACGTATCGAACACCCGACGAGGAGGTATCCTACCGCCAGCGTGACCCGATCCAGCGCTTCCGGCAAGCCGTCCTGAGCCAGGGACTGCTCGGCGAGGACGAGCTGGACGCGATCGATGCTGCCGTCAAGCGCGCGATCGAGGAGGCGGTGCAGTTCGCCGAGGCGAGCCCCTACCCGCCGCCGGAGGAGTGCTTGACCGACGTGTACGTCAGCTATCCAGTCGAGCAGCTCGCGTTCCGCCATTGA
- a CDS encoding alpha-ketoacid dehydrogenase subunit beta has product MVVATRVLSYRQAINEALRLEMRRDPTVILMGEDVAGGATVEHIEQEGAWGGPLGVTKSLVSEFGRQRVLDTPISEAGFIGAAVGAAVTGLRPVAELMFVDFFGVCMDQIFNQGAKLRYMFGGKAKVPMVIRTMIGAGFGAAGQHSGCHYSVFAHMPGLKAVAPATPYDAKGLLIAAIRDDDPVMFFEHKMLYDVTGEVPEGDYVVPLGKADIKRQGTDVTIVAISRMVHVALQAAERLAAEGIDAEVIDLRSLSPLDEDTVLSSLAKTRRLVVVDEDNPRCSVAADIAALAVDKGFDYLDAPVKLVTAPHTPVPFSPPLEQFYIPSPERVIAAVREIV; this is encoded by the coding sequence ATGGTCGTCGCGACTCGTGTTCTGAGCTACCGACAAGCGATCAACGAAGCACTGCGACTCGAGATGCGCCGTGATCCGACCGTCATCCTGATGGGCGAGGACGTCGCTGGTGGTGCGACGGTCGAGCATATCGAGCAGGAGGGAGCCTGGGGCGGACCCTTGGGCGTGACCAAGAGCCTCGTGAGCGAGTTCGGGCGCCAGCGCGTTCTGGATACCCCGATCAGCGAAGCAGGGTTCATCGGTGCAGCCGTCGGCGCCGCCGTGACCGGCCTCCGCCCGGTCGCCGAGCTCATGTTCGTCGACTTTTTCGGCGTCTGTATGGACCAGATCTTCAACCAGGGCGCCAAGCTGCGGTACATGTTCGGGGGCAAGGCGAAAGTCCCCATGGTCATCCGCACGATGATCGGGGCGGGTTTCGGTGCAGCCGGTCAGCATTCCGGGTGCCACTATTCGGTGTTCGCCCACATGCCCGGTTTGAAGGCGGTCGCTCCCGCAACGCCATACGACGCCAAAGGGCTCCTCATCGCTGCCATCCGCGACGATGATCCGGTCATGTTCTTCGAGCACAAGATGCTCTACGACGTGACCGGCGAGGTGCCCGAAGGTGACTACGTCGTCCCGCTCGGCAAGGCCGACATCAAGCGACAAGGGACCGACGTCACGATCGTCGCGATTTCCCGTATGGTGCACGTAGCGCTCCAGGCTGCCGAGCGTCTGGCCGCTGAGGGGATCGATGCCGAAGTCATCGATCTCCGCTCGCTCTCGCCGCTCGACGAGGACACGGTCTTGAGTTCGCTGGCCAAGACGAGACGTCTGGTGGTGGTCGACGAGGATAACCCCCGCTGTTCGGTTGCGGCGGACATCGCGGCTCTGGCTGTCGACAAGGGATTCGATTATCTCGACGCGCCGGTCAAGCTGGTCACGGCACCACATACGCCAGTACCGTTTAGCCCGCCGCTCGAGCAGTTCTACATCCCGAGCCCAGAGCGGGTCATCGCTGCAGTACGGGAGATCGTGTGA
- a CDS encoding NAD(+)/NADH kinase, whose amino-acid sequence MTGHGSGASVGIIANPNAGKDVRRLVALASTFDNQEKVRIVRRVLSGLVTTGVERVWYLRDSFGIVERAAAGLALPLDLRPIPVPCEFTASDSERAAAWLAEHDVACIVTLGGDGTNRVVARGCGALPLVPIATGTNNVFPFLVDGTIAGLVAGLFATGQLSDCLERVPRLEVWVDGTLVDIALIDVAVSRERFIGSRAIWDPTTIELIVVARLLPGVIGLAAVPAALIGHTDEQQGAVVELGAGSLRVTAPLAPGLVRDIAVRSWRTLPLGASLPIDRCPCTLALDGERELHVEQAAEILVRLSPNGPFVLDPRRAVRAAARRGCFLSEQ is encoded by the coding sequence GTGACGGGACACGGGTCGGGAGCGAGCGTCGGCATCATCGCCAATCCAAACGCCGGGAAGGATGTCCGCCGGCTCGTCGCGCTCGCTTCCACGTTCGACAACCAGGAAAAAGTCCGCATCGTGCGCCGGGTCCTGAGCGGGCTGGTCACGACCGGGGTCGAGCGGGTGTGGTACCTGCGTGACAGCTTCGGCATCGTCGAGCGTGCTGCTGCTGGTCTGGCACTCCCGCTCGACCTTCGTCCGATACCGGTCCCGTGCGAATTCACCGCGAGCGATTCCGAACGAGCTGCCGCCTGGCTCGCCGAGCACGACGTCGCCTGTATCGTGACGCTGGGTGGCGACGGGACGAACCGGGTCGTCGCTCGCGGATGCGGAGCGCTCCCGCTGGTCCCGATCGCCACCGGAACCAACAACGTCTTCCCCTTTTTGGTCGACGGGACGATCGCTGGGCTCGTTGCTGGTCTGTTCGCGACCGGCCAGCTCAGCGACTGCCTGGAACGAGTGCCCCGCCTCGAGGTCTGGGTCGACGGGACGCTCGTGGATATCGCGCTGATCGATGTCGCCGTCTCCCGGGAACGCTTCATCGGCTCGCGGGCCATCTGGGACCCCACGACGATCGAGCTGATCGTCGTGGCACGACTCCTCCCTGGCGTCATCGGCCTCGCTGCCGTGCCAGCCGCACTCATCGGCCACACCGACGAGCAGCAAGGCGCTGTGGTCGAACTGGGTGCTGGTTCCCTTCGGGTGACCGCGCCGCTCGCTCCTGGACTGGTGCGAGACATCGCCGTCCGTTCGTGGCGAACGCTTCCCCTCGGCGCCTCGCTTCCGATCGACCGGTGCCCGTGCACGCTGGCGCTCGATGGTGAGCGGGAACTCCATGTCGAACAGGCAGCGGAAATCCTGGTGCGCCTCTCTCCCAATGGACCGTTCGTCCTCGATCCGCGTCGGGCTGTGCGAGCGGCTGCTCGTCGCGGCTGCTTCCTCAGCGAGCAGTGA
- a CDS encoding DUF488 domain-containing protein has translation MPIRVKRVYEPADPSDGERYLVERLWPRGVRRDALQLTAWLRDVAPSDALRRWYGHDPAKWPEFQQRYRAELLANPSAWQPLLEAARRGVVTLLFSARDTERNSAVVLRAFLEEQLSADLTAR, from the coding sequence ATGCCGATACGGGTGAAGCGGGTCTACGAGCCGGCCGATCCGAGCGACGGTGAACGGTATCTCGTCGAACGGCTCTGGCCGCGCGGCGTGCGACGCGACGCACTGCAGCTCACTGCCTGGCTGCGTGACGTTGCCCCGAGCGATGCGCTACGACGCTGGTACGGGCACGACCCGGCCAAGTGGCCGGAGTTTCAGCAACGCTATCGCGCTGAGCTTCTCGCCAATCCGTCGGCCTGGCAGCCGCTCCTCGAGGCGGCTCGGCGTGGCGTGGTGACGCTGCTCTTCAGCGCCCGCGACACCGAACGCAACAGCGCTGTCGTGCTGCGCGCGTTCCTCGAGGAGCAGCTTTCGGCCGACCTCACTGCTCGCTGA
- a CDS encoding MgtC/SapB family protein codes for MLTETEAAVRLVIALLLGGLLGFERELSAKPAGLRTHMLVAEGAALFMVCSMLLMEQYSRPGAGGFIDPSRIGSTIVTGVGFLVGGMILRARDRVFGLTTAAGIWVAAAIGMLVGAGYYLIAIIGTLLAVVTIVFVRRIEQYLRVPERARERPLDELPVEE; via the coding sequence ATGCTGACCGAAACCGAAGCGGCCGTCCGACTCGTCATCGCGCTCTTGCTCGGTGGTCTGCTCGGCTTCGAGCGGGAATTGAGTGCGAAACCGGCTGGTCTGCGGACGCACATGCTCGTCGCGGAGGGCGCAGCGCTGTTCATGGTCTGCTCGATGCTCCTCATGGAGCAATACTCGCGACCCGGAGCGGGCGGTTTCATCGATCCGAGTCGTATCGGTTCGACGATCGTGACCGGGGTCGGATTTCTCGTTGGTGGCATGATCCTGCGTGCCCGCGATCGCGTCTTCGGTCTCACGACGGCTGCAGGGATTTGGGTCGCAGCGGCCATTGGTATGCTGGTTGGTGCCGGTTACTACCTCATCGCGATCATCGGGACGTTGCTCGCTGTCGTGACGATCGTCTTCGTGCGGCGCATCGAGCAGTACCTACGTGTTCCCGAGCGGGCGCGCGAACGACCGCTCGACGAGTTGCCGGTCGAGGAGTGA